A window of the Hordeum vulgare subsp. vulgare chromosome 5H, MorexV3_pseudomolecules_assembly, whole genome shotgun sequence genome harbors these coding sequences:
- the LOC123395585 gene encoding ABC transporter A family member 7-like isoform X2 — MDSRRRPASFLTQANALLRKNLCLQKRNLKTNIGITIFPILICVLLLVLQNIINNELDKPKYNCGCACVDTDMYGTCKKRECGVQYSTLEQVWSCAIPSPPRWPALIQVPQPQFRAVRTVSQPFDGLPYPSCRDSLSCPATVLITGKDRGFAESIAGGLFPVFSPTLNVTDYLDALSRIVVGSDTIPWYTQLVEPAFSSSDTLYLLQPQCVPYLSQTISYNARGIPLELNIQCVEGVLLWRESTSIINDELSKGYVQSRGKTNEFIAGYDFLNSTEYGLDINVWYNSTYSGKTAFSFIAALRVPRLVNAVSNAYLKHIRGPGVEVLLEYVKDMPKVGTSYRFDLSSLISPLFFTWIVELLFPVMLTYLVYEKQQRLKIMMKMQGLKDGPYWMISYGYFFVLSVVYMTFFVIFGSLIGLNFFRVNNYGIQIVFFFVYINLQIAFAFFVASFFSSVKIASVIGYIYVFGSGLLGAFLFRFFIEDITFSRGWILFMEIVPGFSLYRGLYELGQYAFSGNAMGATGMMWESLKEPINGMRDILIIMTVEWALMLVLAFYLDQVSSIGGSVGNPLLLFRCLQKKHAPPLQSSSVQQNHKVAVDMEKADVAQERQVVEQLLMDCNANQAIICDNLRKVYPGRDGNPDKLAVRGLSLALPKGQCFGMLGPNGAGKTSFISMMVGLTKPTSGTAYTHGMDIRMDMDDIYTNMGVCPQHDLLWETLTGKEHLFFYARLKNVKGAALVKAVDDSLKSVNLFHGGVGDKQVVTYSGGMKRRLSVAISLIGDPKVVYMDEPSTGLDPASRNNLWNIVKEAKRNRAIILTTHSMEEAEVLCDRLGIFVDGEFQCLGNPKELKARYGGAYIFTVTTPPEQESEIEQLVHHLSPSANKIYNLSGTQKFELPKQEVRIAGVFHAVERAKSRLSIHAWGLVDTTLEDVFIKVANGAPVFNDVA, encoded by the exons ATGGATTCTCGGAGGCGCCCCGCGAGTTTCCTGACGCAGGCCAACGCGCTCCTCCGCAAGAACCTCTGCCTCCAG AAACGGAACCTGAAGACAAACATTGGCATCACCATCTTCCCTATCCTCATCTGCGTTTTGCTTCTCGTGCTCCAGAACATCATCAACAATGAGCTCGACAAGCCCAAGTACAACTGCGGTTGTGCCTGTGTCGACACCGACATGTACGGAACCTGCAAGAAGAGGGAGTGCGGCGTCCAATACTCGACATTGGAGCAGGTCTGGAGCTGCGCAATTCCCAGCCCACCACGGTGGCCAGCCCTGATTCAGGTTCCCCAGCCTCAGTTCCGGGCTGTCAGAACCGTCTCCCAGCCATTTGATGGTTTGCCCTATCCCTCATGCCGTGACTCTTTGTCTTGCCCCGCCACCGTCCTCATCACTGGAAAGGACCGAGGGTTTGCTGAAA GTATTGCAGGaggtctgtttcctgttttctctcCCACTCTTAACGTGACAGATTATCTTGATGCTCTCTCCAGGATAGTTGTT GGTTCAGACACCATTCCATGGTATACACAATTGGTAGAGCCTGCATTTTCTTCTTCGGATACTTTGTATCTGCTCCAGCCTCAGTGTGTGCCCTACTTGTCGCAGACCATTTCATATAACGCCAGGGGCATACCCCTCGAGCTAA ATATACAGTGTGTTGAAGGTGTGTTGTTGTGGCGTGAGAGTACATCGATTATCAATGATGAATTATCAAAGGGTTATGTACAAAGCAGAGGAAAAACAAATGAGTTTATTGCAG GTTATGACTTCTTGAACTCAACGGAATATGGCCTCGACATAAATGTTTGGTACAACTCTACCTATAGCGGTAAAACTGCATTTTCATTTATCGCAGCACTACGAGTTCCACGCTTGGTGAATGCC GTATCCAACGCATATCTCAAACATATCCGAGGACCTGGGGTGGAAGTGCTACTTGAATATGTAAAAGATATGCCCAAAGTTGGAACAAGTTATAGGTTCGACCTCTCTTCTCTTATCAGTCCGCTATTCTTCACATGGATCGTTGAACTGCTTTTCCCA GTTATGTTGACGTATCTGGTGTATGAGAAGCAACAAAGGTTAAAAATTATGATGAAAATGCAAGGTCTGAAGGACGGACCTTACTGGATGATATCTTATGGTTATTTCTTCGTTCTATCGGTTGTGTATATGacattttttgtgatttttggatCCTTGATAG GTCTCAATTTCTTCAGAGTCAATAACTATGGCATACAGATTGTTTTTTTCTTTGTCTATATAAATTTACAGATTGCTTTTGCCTTTTTTGTGGCATCTTTCTTTTCATCTGTCAAGATAGCATCAG TGATTGGTTACATCTATGTATTTGGTTCTGGCTTACTAGGGGCCTTTCTTTTCCGCTTCTTTATTGAGGACATAACTTTTTCCC GTGGTTGGATATTATTTATGGAGATTGTCCCAGGATTTTCGCTCTATCGAGGACTGTATGAGCTTGGTCAATATGCATTCTCTGGAAATGCTATGGGAGCCACTGGCATGATGTGGGAAAGTTTGAAAGAACCAATCAATGGAATGCGTGATATCTTGATCATAATGACTGTAGAATGGGCATTAATGCTTGTGTTAGCATTCTATTTGGATCAAGTCTCTTCAATAGGTGGCAGTGTCGGAAACCCCTTACTCCTCTTTAGGTGTTTGCAGAAGAAACATGCACCACCATTACAAAGTAGCTCTGTGCAGCAAAATCATAAAGTAGCCGTTGATATGGAGAAAGCAGATGTTGCTCAAGAA AGACAAGTAGTTGAGCAATTATTGATGGATTGCAATGCAAACCAAGCTATCATTTGTGACAATCTGAGGAAGGTTTATCCTGGAAGGGACGGAAACCCAGACAAGCTAGCTGTTCGAGGATTATCTCTGGCCCTACCAAAAGGCCAATGCTTCGGAATGCTTGGCCCAAATGGAGCTGGGAAAACATCATTCATTAGTATG ATGGTTGGACTTACTAAACCTACATCTGGTACTGCTTATACACATGGAATGGATATAAGGATGGATATGGATGACATATATACAAATATGGGCGTGTGCCCACAGCATGA CTTACTTTGGGAAACATTAACGGGAAAAGAGCATCTATTtttctatgctaggttgaagAATGTTAAAGGTGCTGCATTAGTGAAG GCTGTTGATGATTCTCTGAAAAGTGTAAATCTGTTTCATGGTGGTGTTGGTGACAAGCAAGTGGTAACGTACAGCGGAGGCATGAAAAGAAGGCTCAGTGTGGCAATATCATTAATAGGAGACCCCAAA GTCGTTTACATGGATGAGCCAAGTACAGGACTAGATCCAGCATCAAGAAATAACCTGTGGAACATTGTGAAGGAGGCTAAGAGAAACCGTGCAATTATTCTTACTA CACACTCGATGGAGGAGGCAGAAGTACTTTGTGACCGACTTGGCATATTCGTCGATGGCGAGTTCCAGTGCCTCGGAAACCCTAAAGAG CTAAAGGCGAGATACGGGGGTGCATACATATTTACAGTGACAACACCTCCAGAGCAAGAGTCGGAGATTGAACAGCTAGTCCATCATTTGTCaccaagtgcaaacaagatctacAATCTTTCTGGCACTCAAAAGTTTGAGCTACCGAAGCAGGAGGTGAGGATAGCCGGTGTCTTTCATGCAGTTGAGAGGGCGAAAAGCAGGCTCAGTATACATGCCTGGGGTCTCGTTGACACTACCTTGGAGGATGTCTTCATCAAGGTTGCCAACGGAGCACCGGTGTTCAATGATGTTGCATAG
- the LOC123395585 gene encoding ABC transporter A family member 7-like isoform X1, with product MDSRRRPASFLTQANALLRKNLCLQKRNLKTNIGITIFPILICVLLLVLQNIINNELDKPKYNCGCACVDTDMYGTCKKRECGVQYSTLEQVWSCAIPSPPRWPALIQVPQPQFRAVRTVSQPFDGLPYPSCRDSLSCPATVLITGKDRGFAESIAGGLFPVFSPTLNVTDYLDALSRIVVGSDTIPWYTQLVEPAFSSSDTLYLLQPQCVPYLSQTISYNARGIPLELNIQCVEGVLLWRESTSIINDELSKGYVQSRGKTNEFIAGYDFLNSTEYGLDINVWYNSTYSGKTAFSFIAALRVPRLVNAVSNAYLKHIRGPGVEVLLEYVKDMPKVGTSYRFDLSSLISPLFFTWIVELLFPVMLTYLVYEKQQRLKIMMKMQGLKDGPYWMISYGYFFVLSVVYMTFFVIFGSLIGLNFFRVNNYGIQIVFFFVYINLQIAFAFFVASFFSSVKIASVIGYIYVFGSGLLGAFLFRFFIEDITFSRGWILFMEIVPGFSLYRGLYELGQYAFSGNAMGATGMMWESLKEPINGMRDILIIMTVEWALMLVLAFYLDQVSSIGGSVGNPLLLFRCLQKKHAPPLQSSSVQQNHKVAVDMEKADVAQERQVVEQLLMDCNANQAIICDNLRKVYPGRDGNPDKLAVRGLSLALPKGQCFGMLGPNGAGKTSFISMMVGLTKPTSGTAYTHGMDIRMDMDDIYTNMGVCPQHEYLLQLIAYLDMSFLCHIRLSSHGNCSCLKCSLLWETLTGKEHLFFYARLKNVKGAALVKAVDDSLKSVNLFHGGVGDKQVVTYSGGMKRRLSVAISLIGDPKVVYMDEPSTGLDPASRNNLWNIVKEAKRNRAIILTTHSMEEAEVLCDRLGIFVDGEFQCLGNPKELKARYGGAYIFTVTTPPEQESEIEQLVHHLSPSANKIYNLSGTQKFELPKQEVRIAGVFHAVERAKSRLSIHAWGLVDTTLEDVFIKVANGAPVFNDVA from the exons ATGGATTCTCGGAGGCGCCCCGCGAGTTTCCTGACGCAGGCCAACGCGCTCCTCCGCAAGAACCTCTGCCTCCAG AAACGGAACCTGAAGACAAACATTGGCATCACCATCTTCCCTATCCTCATCTGCGTTTTGCTTCTCGTGCTCCAGAACATCATCAACAATGAGCTCGACAAGCCCAAGTACAACTGCGGTTGTGCCTGTGTCGACACCGACATGTACGGAACCTGCAAGAAGAGGGAGTGCGGCGTCCAATACTCGACATTGGAGCAGGTCTGGAGCTGCGCAATTCCCAGCCCACCACGGTGGCCAGCCCTGATTCAGGTTCCCCAGCCTCAGTTCCGGGCTGTCAGAACCGTCTCCCAGCCATTTGATGGTTTGCCCTATCCCTCATGCCGTGACTCTTTGTCTTGCCCCGCCACCGTCCTCATCACTGGAAAGGACCGAGGGTTTGCTGAAA GTATTGCAGGaggtctgtttcctgttttctctcCCACTCTTAACGTGACAGATTATCTTGATGCTCTCTCCAGGATAGTTGTT GGTTCAGACACCATTCCATGGTATACACAATTGGTAGAGCCTGCATTTTCTTCTTCGGATACTTTGTATCTGCTCCAGCCTCAGTGTGTGCCCTACTTGTCGCAGACCATTTCATATAACGCCAGGGGCATACCCCTCGAGCTAA ATATACAGTGTGTTGAAGGTGTGTTGTTGTGGCGTGAGAGTACATCGATTATCAATGATGAATTATCAAAGGGTTATGTACAAAGCAGAGGAAAAACAAATGAGTTTATTGCAG GTTATGACTTCTTGAACTCAACGGAATATGGCCTCGACATAAATGTTTGGTACAACTCTACCTATAGCGGTAAAACTGCATTTTCATTTATCGCAGCACTACGAGTTCCACGCTTGGTGAATGCC GTATCCAACGCATATCTCAAACATATCCGAGGACCTGGGGTGGAAGTGCTACTTGAATATGTAAAAGATATGCCCAAAGTTGGAACAAGTTATAGGTTCGACCTCTCTTCTCTTATCAGTCCGCTATTCTTCACATGGATCGTTGAACTGCTTTTCCCA GTTATGTTGACGTATCTGGTGTATGAGAAGCAACAAAGGTTAAAAATTATGATGAAAATGCAAGGTCTGAAGGACGGACCTTACTGGATGATATCTTATGGTTATTTCTTCGTTCTATCGGTTGTGTATATGacattttttgtgatttttggatCCTTGATAG GTCTCAATTTCTTCAGAGTCAATAACTATGGCATACAGATTGTTTTTTTCTTTGTCTATATAAATTTACAGATTGCTTTTGCCTTTTTTGTGGCATCTTTCTTTTCATCTGTCAAGATAGCATCAG TGATTGGTTACATCTATGTATTTGGTTCTGGCTTACTAGGGGCCTTTCTTTTCCGCTTCTTTATTGAGGACATAACTTTTTCCC GTGGTTGGATATTATTTATGGAGATTGTCCCAGGATTTTCGCTCTATCGAGGACTGTATGAGCTTGGTCAATATGCATTCTCTGGAAATGCTATGGGAGCCACTGGCATGATGTGGGAAAGTTTGAAAGAACCAATCAATGGAATGCGTGATATCTTGATCATAATGACTGTAGAATGGGCATTAATGCTTGTGTTAGCATTCTATTTGGATCAAGTCTCTTCAATAGGTGGCAGTGTCGGAAACCCCTTACTCCTCTTTAGGTGTTTGCAGAAGAAACATGCACCACCATTACAAAGTAGCTCTGTGCAGCAAAATCATAAAGTAGCCGTTGATATGGAGAAAGCAGATGTTGCTCAAGAA AGACAAGTAGTTGAGCAATTATTGATGGATTGCAATGCAAACCAAGCTATCATTTGTGACAATCTGAGGAAGGTTTATCCTGGAAGGGACGGAAACCCAGACAAGCTAGCTGTTCGAGGATTATCTCTGGCCCTACCAAAAGGCCAATGCTTCGGAATGCTTGGCCCAAATGGAGCTGGGAAAACATCATTCATTAGTATG ATGGTTGGACTTACTAAACCTACATCTGGTACTGCTTATACACATGGAATGGATATAAGGATGGATATGGATGACATATATACAAATATGGGCGTGTGCCCACAGCATGAGTATTTACTGCAACTTATAGCTTATCTGGACATGAGCTTTCTTTGCCACATCAGACTGTCTTCTCATGGTAACTGCTCTTGTCTGAAATGCAGCTTACTTTGGGAAACATTAACGGGAAAAGAGCATCTATTtttctatgctaggttgaagAATGTTAAAGGTGCTGCATTAGTGAAG GCTGTTGATGATTCTCTGAAAAGTGTAAATCTGTTTCATGGTGGTGTTGGTGACAAGCAAGTGGTAACGTACAGCGGAGGCATGAAAAGAAGGCTCAGTGTGGCAATATCATTAATAGGAGACCCCAAA GTCGTTTACATGGATGAGCCAAGTACAGGACTAGATCCAGCATCAAGAAATAACCTGTGGAACATTGTGAAGGAGGCTAAGAGAAACCGTGCAATTATTCTTACTA CACACTCGATGGAGGAGGCAGAAGTACTTTGTGACCGACTTGGCATATTCGTCGATGGCGAGTTCCAGTGCCTCGGAAACCCTAAAGAG CTAAAGGCGAGATACGGGGGTGCATACATATTTACAGTGACAACACCTCCAGAGCAAGAGTCGGAGATTGAACAGCTAGTCCATCATTTGTCaccaagtgcaaacaagatctacAATCTTTCTGGCACTCAAAAGTTTGAGCTACCGAAGCAGGAGGTGAGGATAGCCGGTGTCTTTCATGCAGTTGAGAGGGCGAAAAGCAGGCTCAGTATACATGCCTGGGGTCTCGTTGACACTACCTTGGAGGATGTCTTCATCAAGGTTGCCAACGGAGCACCGGTGTTCAATGATGTTGCATAG
- the LOC123395585 gene encoding ABC transporter A family member 7-like isoform X3 has product MLTYLVYEKQQRLKIMMKMQGLKDGPYWMISYGYFFVLSVVYMTFFVIFGSLIGLNFFRVNNYGIQIVFFFVYINLQIAFAFFVASFFSSVKIASVIGYIYVFGSGLLGAFLFRFFIEDITFSRGWILFMEIVPGFSLYRGLYELGQYAFSGNAMGATGMMWESLKEPINGMRDILIIMTVEWALMLVLAFYLDQVSSIGGSVGNPLLLFRCLQKKHAPPLQSSSVQQNHKVAVDMEKADVAQERQVVEQLLMDCNANQAIICDNLRKVYPGRDGNPDKLAVRGLSLALPKGQCFGMLGPNGAGKTSFISMMVGLTKPTSGTAYTHGMDIRMDMDDIYTNMGVCPQHDLLWETLTGKEHLFFYARLKNVKGAALVKAVDDSLKSVNLFHGGVGDKQVVTYSGGMKRRLSVAISLIGDPKVVYMDEPSTGLDPASRNNLWNIVKEAKRNRAIILTTHSMEEAEVLCDRLGIFVDGEFQCLGNPKELKARYGGAYIFTVTTPPEQESEIEQLVHHLSPSANKIYNLSGTQKFELPKQEVRIAGVFHAVERAKSRLSIHAWGLVDTTLEDVFIKVANGAPVFNDVA; this is encoded by the exons ATGTTGACGTATCTGGTGTATGAGAAGCAACAAAGGTTAAAAATTATGATGAAAATGCAAGGTCTGAAGGACGGACCTTACTGGATGATATCTTATGGTTATTTCTTCGTTCTATCGGTTGTGTATATGacattttttgtgatttttggatCCTTGATAG GTCTCAATTTCTTCAGAGTCAATAACTATGGCATACAGATTGTTTTTTTCTTTGTCTATATAAATTTACAGATTGCTTTTGCCTTTTTTGTGGCATCTTTCTTTTCATCTGTCAAGATAGCATCAG TGATTGGTTACATCTATGTATTTGGTTCTGGCTTACTAGGGGCCTTTCTTTTCCGCTTCTTTATTGAGGACATAACTTTTTCCC GTGGTTGGATATTATTTATGGAGATTGTCCCAGGATTTTCGCTCTATCGAGGACTGTATGAGCTTGGTCAATATGCATTCTCTGGAAATGCTATGGGAGCCACTGGCATGATGTGGGAAAGTTTGAAAGAACCAATCAATGGAATGCGTGATATCTTGATCATAATGACTGTAGAATGGGCATTAATGCTTGTGTTAGCATTCTATTTGGATCAAGTCTCTTCAATAGGTGGCAGTGTCGGAAACCCCTTACTCCTCTTTAGGTGTTTGCAGAAGAAACATGCACCACCATTACAAAGTAGCTCTGTGCAGCAAAATCATAAAGTAGCCGTTGATATGGAGAAAGCAGATGTTGCTCAAGAA AGACAAGTAGTTGAGCAATTATTGATGGATTGCAATGCAAACCAAGCTATCATTTGTGACAATCTGAGGAAGGTTTATCCTGGAAGGGACGGAAACCCAGACAAGCTAGCTGTTCGAGGATTATCTCTGGCCCTACCAAAAGGCCAATGCTTCGGAATGCTTGGCCCAAATGGAGCTGGGAAAACATCATTCATTAGTATG ATGGTTGGACTTACTAAACCTACATCTGGTACTGCTTATACACATGGAATGGATATAAGGATGGATATGGATGACATATATACAAATATGGGCGTGTGCCCACAGCATGA CTTACTTTGGGAAACATTAACGGGAAAAGAGCATCTATTtttctatgctaggttgaagAATGTTAAAGGTGCTGCATTAGTGAAG GCTGTTGATGATTCTCTGAAAAGTGTAAATCTGTTTCATGGTGGTGTTGGTGACAAGCAAGTGGTAACGTACAGCGGAGGCATGAAAAGAAGGCTCAGTGTGGCAATATCATTAATAGGAGACCCCAAA GTCGTTTACATGGATGAGCCAAGTACAGGACTAGATCCAGCATCAAGAAATAACCTGTGGAACATTGTGAAGGAGGCTAAGAGAAACCGTGCAATTATTCTTACTA CACACTCGATGGAGGAGGCAGAAGTACTTTGTGACCGACTTGGCATATTCGTCGATGGCGAGTTCCAGTGCCTCGGAAACCCTAAAGAG CTAAAGGCGAGATACGGGGGTGCATACATATTTACAGTGACAACACCTCCAGAGCAAGAGTCGGAGATTGAACAGCTAGTCCATCATTTGTCaccaagtgcaaacaagatctacAATCTTTCTGGCACTCAAAAGTTTGAGCTACCGAAGCAGGAGGTGAGGATAGCCGGTGTCTTTCATGCAGTTGAGAGGGCGAAAAGCAGGCTCAGTATACATGCCTGGGGTCTCGTTGACACTACCTTGGAGGATGTCTTCATCAAGGTTGCCAACGGAGCACCGGTGTTCAATGATGTTGCATAG